The DNA segment TCGATTATGGCGGCACGGCTGTCTGGTTCAAGGTTCAATGCGGTCATGCGCGTATTGTAGTGCTTTCGGTTAATTGCGTCCGCTGGCCAGGGCCACTAGCGTTGCCAGCAGGACGGGAGTGCGTTCTGCCCCGGGCGCCAGTTTTTCCGCCCTGGCCAGCACGGCGCGCGCTTCGTCGGCAGAAACGCCATTGTAGCCGTTGGTTTCCATGTAGCGGATCAGGGCTTCCGCGCGACGATGCAAGACCTGGACGGGAGCAAGTATGGCCGTTGCTGGTACGGCAGCCACAGCGGCACTGGCTGCCACTGCGGGAAGGGAGGGCGGCGGCACGGCTTTGTCGGCTTGGCCGGCATCCGCATAGGCCTGGCTTTCGGCGAGTTTGGCGCGCCGTTCGACCTCCGCTCCCGGGAAGTTTTGCCTGGCTTCTGCCAGCAGATCGAGTGCGGCTTGCAGGCGCCCATTTTTGCCATGCAGTCGCGCCAGGCCAAGGTGGGCGTCTGGCGACTTCATGACGGAATACTCGCCGACGGCAATGCTGGTACGGTACGCCTGTTCGGCAATGTCGGTTGCGCCAAGCTGGCTGGCGATATCGCCCAGGCTTTGCTGCCGCATGACGGAGTGGGGCGACAGGCGCGCCGCCTGCTGCAGCACGGCCAGCGCTTCAGCCGTTTCGCCCAGCTGTTGCAGCGTTTGCGCGAGCATGTCGTGCGCATCCAGGTACGATGGATAATCGCGCACGATTTCGCGCAGCCGGTTTTTAGCCGCGGCATGATGGCCTTCCAGCCTGTCGATGCGCGCCAGGCCAGCCTTGGCCCAAACCTGCTCGCGCATTGCCAGTGCCTGTTCATAGACCTGGCGGGCTGCCGGAACCTGGTTTGCCTTGAGCAGCAGGCTGGCCTTCATTCGCAACAAATCCATCGCATGCACCGGCGCCCGCGCCAGGGTCTGGTCGCACAGCGCTGCCGCCTGCAGGTAATCGCGCGCAGCATACGCACGCTCGATGGCGGTAAAGGATTGCTTGCGGTCCCAGGCGCGGTTCAGGCGCGCCAACAGCAGCGAGTCTGTCAGCGGCTTCAGGATGTAGCCGTCCGGCGCCATTTCGGCCGCGCCCATCACCGTTTCAACGGCTTTCTCCGAGCTGACCATGATCCAGATGCAGGTCAGGCCGACCAGGTCGCGGTGCCGGGCTTCTTCGAGGATTTGCTGGCCGTTCGGCCCCTCTGAAAAGTTATAGTCGCACAGCACCACATCGTAGCGTTTCGCGCGCAGCTGGGCGATGGCGTCGGCGCCATTCTTGACCGTATCGACAGTTCGCGCCCCCAGCTTGCGCAGCATGTCGCGCAGCATCCGGTGGACGATCGAGAAATCATCGATCACCAGGTAAGTCTTGCTGGACCAGTCAGGGAGTTCAAAATTGGGCATGGGAACGGCTGGAGTCGGGACGGTTCAATTCAATGCAAGTCAAGGCAACAATAGGATGAAGCAGCCGCCGCCGAGGGCGCCGCCATTTTCCAGCCTTACCGTGCCATGACGGTCGTGATGACGGTGCAGGGCGGCGACTTCCCTGGCGAAATAGAGTCCAAGTCCGGTGCTGCCGCTGCGGAAATCCACCCCCTGCGACGCTTCGGGTGCGGCCAGCAGCGTTTCCGGATAGCCTGCGCCATTGTCTTCCACGCGCATTTCCAGGCAGCCATCGCGCATCGCGAATGCCAGCCGGAGCTTGTCGTGGGTATAGCGGATGGCGTTATTGATTGCATGGTTGAGCACCCCGGCCACCAGGTCTTCGTCGAAATGCCAGATCAGGTCGGCAGGTGCATCGATATACAAGGTCATGCCGCGCGAGGCCAGCAGGCTGCGGTTCTGCGATTCCAGTTCCAGGGCCAGCTGGGCAATCGAGCAGGCTTGCGGATCAAAAGGATACAGGCGTTCGCCGAGCTTGTAGAGGGTCAGCAGTTGTGTCAGGTTGCCATTGACGCGCCTGACTTCGAAGAGCATGTGCGCCATTTCCTGGCAGGCGGCAGAAGCGTGCGGATCGACTTCTGCCAGCATCTTTTCGAGGGAAGCCGACAGCATGCTGACCGAATTCTTCATGTCGTGAACGGACGACGCCAGGAAAAGAGAGAGCACTGGTTCGTTCGGTGATTGGTCCATGGGGCAGTGATTCCGGGTCGCATGTAGGTTGGCATGGGCGCTGGCGCTGGCGACATGTTAACAGAGTTCTTGCCGGTAACCGCAACATCCTGCGCAACCACGACAACGCCATCTTGATGCTGGCGCGGTAAAATAACGCCATGCCTACCATTCTTGCCATTGAAACGTCCGCCGATGTCGCCTCGGTCGCCTTGCTGCGGGGCGAAAAGATCTACACCCGCCAGGCCGACGTCGCCAAAACGCATTCCGAGGCGATTTTGCCGCTGGTGCAAGGCGTGCTCGCAGAAGCCGGCACGCGCCTCGAAGAATGCGATGCCCTGGCCTTTGGCAGTGGGCCGGGATCGTTTACCGG comes from the Janthinobacterium sp. 17J80-10 genome and includes:
- a CDS encoding response regulator; protein product: MPNFELPDWSSKTYLVIDDFSIVHRMLRDMLRKLGARTVDTVKNGADAIAQLRAKRYDVVLCDYNFSEGPNGQQILEEARHRDLVGLTCIWIMVSSEKAVETVMGAAEMAPDGYILKPLTDSLLLARLNRAWDRKQSFTAIERAYAARDYLQAAALCDQTLARAPVHAMDLLRMKASLLLKANQVPAARQVYEQALAMREQVWAKAGLARIDRLEGHHAAAKNRLREIVRDYPSYLDAHDMLAQTLQQLGETAEALAVLQQAARLSPHSVMRQQSLGDIASQLGATDIAEQAYRTSIAVGEYSVMKSPDAHLGLARLHGKNGRLQAALDLLAEARQNFPGAEVERRAKLAESQAYADAGQADKAVPPPSLPAVAASAAVAAVPATAILAPVQVLHRRAEALIRYMETNGYNGVSADEARAVLARAEKLAPGAERTPVLLATLVALASGRN
- a CDS encoding HAMP domain-containing sensor histidine kinase produces the protein MDQSPNEPVLSLFLASSVHDMKNSVSMLSASLEKMLAEVDPHASAACQEMAHMLFEVRRVNGNLTQLLTLYKLGERLYPFDPQACSIAQLALELESQNRSLLASRGMTLYIDAPADLIWHFDEDLVAGVLNHAINNAIRYTHDKLRLAFAMRDGCLEMRVEDNGAGYPETLLAAPEASQGVDFRSGSTGLGLYFAREVAALHRHHDRHGTVRLENGGALGGGCFILLLP